Proteins encoded together in one Chryseobacterium sp. G0201 window:
- a CDS encoding TerD family protein, whose translation MAINLQKGQRENINAPKFTVGLGWDTNNTSTGTGFDLDASLFLLGENKKLVSDNHFIFYNNLESPDKSVIHSGDNLTGDGNGDDEQIKIDLTKIDDAVKEITVVVTIHEAESRKQNFGQVRNSFIRIFNTETNEELLKYELDEDFSIETAVEFGRIYNRNGEWKFEAVGSGQRDGLDKFVSIYQ comes from the coding sequence ATGGCTATTAACTTACAAAAAGGACAAAGAGAAAACATAAACGCACCTAAATTTACTGTAGGTTTAGGTTGGGATACCAATAACACGTCTACAGGAACAGGATTCGACTTAGATGCGTCTTTATTTTTATTGGGCGAGAACAAAAAGTTAGTTTCTGATAATCATTTTATTTTTTATAACAACCTTGAGTCTCCGGATAAATCAGTGATTCACTCAGGTGATAATTTGACAGGTGATGGAAATGGTGATGATGAGCAAATTAAAATCGATTTAACTAAAATTGATGATGCTGTAAAAGAAATTACAGTGGTAGTAACGATTCACGAAGCTGAATCCAGAAAGCAAAACTTCGGACAGGTAAGAAATTCTTTCATCAGAATTTTCAATACGGAAACGAATGAAGAGCTTTTAAAATACGAATTAGACGAAGATTTCTCAATCGAAACTGCAGTAGAATTTGGAAGAATCTACAACAGAAACGGAGAATGGAAATTTGAAGCTGTAGGAAGCGGTCAAAGAGACGGTCTGGATAAGTTTGTATCAATCTATCAATAA